tcaaaatatcaaatttctccaccaagcagttttttttttgcgaggaaataaaaaaaacttgctGGAAAGTGACGTTTTTGGGCTTAAATGCAATTTTTGGAGCCCAATATGACATCATatgggtttgtggccttctGGATAAGTGTTCAGAATAGTCCAAGCTTTAGATTCAACTATTTTGGGTCACGTTTTGGACTCATATCAGCTCCAAAACTGGCCCAAAATAGCTGGATTTAAAGCTTGGACTATTTTAAACACTTCTTcagaaggccacgaacccatcTGATGTCATTTTGGGCTCCAAAAATTGCATTTAAGCAAAAAAATGTTACTTTCcatcaatgtcacatcccggcccggggcggatcacttcctgagccgactccaccaccgtagcacgatattgtccgctttgggcttaccattccctcacggttttgtttttgggaactcacgagcaacttcccagtgggtcacccatcatgggattgctctagcctctttctcgcttaacttcgaagttcccatggaacccgaagccagtgagctcccaaaaggcctcgtgctaggtagggatgagaatatacatctaaggatcattcccctgggcgatgtgggatgttacaatccaccccccttaggggcccgacgtcctcgtcggcacacacgcggccagggttaggctctgataccaaattgtcacatctcggcccggggcggatcacttcccgggccgactccaccaccgtagcacgatattgtccgctttgggcttaccattccctcacggttttgtttttgggaactcacgagcaacttcccagtgggtcacccatcatgggattgctctagcctctttctcgcttaacttcggagttcccatggaacccgaagccagtgagctcccaaaaggcctcgtgctaggtagggatgagaatatacatctaaggatcattcccctgggcgatgtgggatgttacaatccaccccccttaggggcccgacgtcctcgtcggcacatttccggccagggattggctctgataccaaattgtcacatcccggcccggggcggatcacttcccgggcctgactccaccaccgtagcacgatattgtccgttttgggcttaccattccctcacggttttgtttttgggaactcacgagcaacttcccagtgggtcacccatcatgggattgctctagcctctttctcgcttaactttgaagttcccaTGGagcccgaagccagtgagctcccaaaaggcctcgtgctaagtagggatgagaatatacatctaaggatcattcccctgggcgatgtgggatgttacaatccaccccccttaggggcccgacgtcctcgtcggcacatttccggccagggattggctctgataccaaattgtcacatctcgacccggggcggatcacttcccaggcccgactccaccaccgtagcacgatattgtccgctttgggcttaccattccctcacggttttgtttttgggaactcacgagcaacttcccagtgggtcacccatcatgggattgctctagcctctttctcgcttaacttcgaagttcccatggaacccgaagccagtgagctcccaaaaggcctcgtgctaggtagggatgagaatatacatctaaggatcattcccctgggcgatgtgggatgttacaatattctcatcccacatcgcccaagggaatGATCCTTagatgtatattctcatccctacctagcacgaggccttttgggagctcactggcttcgggttccatgggaacttcgaagttaagcgagaaagaggctagagcaatcccatgatgggtgacccactgggaagttgctcgtgagttcccaaaaacaaaaccgtgagggaatggtaagcccaaagcggacaatatcgtgctacggtggtggagtcgggcccgggaagtgatccgccccgggccgggatgtgacaatttggtatcagagccaatccctggccggaaatgtgccgacgaggacgtcgggcccttaaagggggtggattgtaacatcccacatcgcccaggggaatgatccttagatgtatattctcatccctacctagcacgaggccttttgggagctcactagcttcgggttccatgggaactccgaagttaagcgagaagggggctagagcaatcccatgatgggtgacccactgggaagttgctcgtgagttcccaaaaacaaaaccgtgagggaatggtaagcccaaagcggacaatatcgtgctacggtggtggagtcgggtccgggaagtgatccgtcccgggccgggatgtgacaagcaACGTGCGGTTTCTTTATTTCCTCGCCATAAAATAACAGCttggtgtaaaaatataatattttgatACGAACAATTGTAGGTCGTCATCTATTTGTAACGTTTTGAACTACAACAGGCAATTGTAATCTTAAAagagtttttcttatttttcgtCATCGGGCTTTGGTTATTGATTTGTCTCAAGCGtaatcaaagaagaaaataacaatataaagcATTCCAATCTAAGTACCACATtcatcaataaacaaaacataatGACGAATTCACGCTCAAGCGTTtcttgaaattcaaaacaatattGATTCGTTAATCAAGGCTTGAATTATCGTCTTTTGAACGAGAGATTCTCTTTTGCAATGGGTGCATATTCAGTGGCAATCACTCGTCTAATGAATGCTTGCTATCTAACTTACCCACTCAAGGAATTTTAATTGATGATGTGGTGTTGGCTGGTAAGTAATTTTTCGGTGTAACTAATGTGGGTATtcctagaagaaaaaaaaaaaaggcacgaATTGACTACAATACTTATCTATACTCTATACTATTCATTAACAAAACACTAtttgtcaactaaaaattcGTAAAATTATCATTCTACCTCTCTCACAAAagctcaacaaaaaaaataaattataagcaATTTAGTAATTATATGCATCATGAATTTCACTGTTTTTTACGCCACCTTCACCGCCATGTAAACAACTAGATcttattcaaaaataaaaataaaaataaatttttcctAACCTCTCTCAAGCAGGCCCGTAGTGGTAGGGGTGCGTACAATTTGAAAGTGTATAATAAACCATCATCTTACGgtcatatatataatttatgttaatatattttttctattaattaataaaacactaatTATCAActaaaattatatgaaattacAAGTTTAACCCTTTAATTAAAACGGAATATGAATAAGAAGTAtgaggcagaaatgtaattttacacaaccaaattttgttttttttttcttccaaaacttcacttacatgtaattctaatatatctctaattataaaaataaaaatataaaaaatataaaaataaaaaaacttcataCTCCCACATcttctatcactctcttcctctctcattatatttcaaaaacaaaaaataaaaaattttcccAGTGTGCCATATGCCATTACAAATTCTCAAAACGCTTTATTAGGGTTTTAGACTCTAAAattccggaaaaaaaaaaaaaaaaaaaatctctgtaTAAATTGGCTAACGAAACACTGAGAGCCTCCACCACCGCCTCAATAGCCGACCCCAAAACATGCCCGTCTGCAGCAATTGCCGCGGCAAAACCTTCATCCGTGATGACGTCACCGAAAACCTCTCCTGCTCCACCTGCGGCAAGCTCCAAGAGTACGACAACTACGTCCACCAATACGGCGGCGTCTCCGGCCCCACCGGCACCTTCGTCTCCGTCGGCACCACCGGCTCGGGCAACGTTTACAGCTACAAAGAGACCAAAGTTTACGAAGCCCTAAAATTTATCGAATCCATGTCGCTCCGCCTCGGCCTCTCCACCGCCGAGGCCGACGCCGTCAAAGCCATGGCTAGGGAAGTCACGGTAGGTGAGTACGGCCAAGGTAATTGGTTCAATATTTTCGTTGGTGCTTGCGCGTATGTTGCCATGAGAAGGGACAACAAGCCCTTGCCGATCGCCGAGGTCGTTTCGGTGATCGGCGGCACGGATGTTTATGAATTGGGTAGGATGATAATGCGTGTAGTTAATTTTTTGGATTTGAAAAAACCTGAGTTTCCGGAATTCGATATTGTCAATTTGTTCGAGCGGATGCTTAGGAATTTTTGTagtttcgagggaattgaaggAGATAAGAGGGAGAGAATGAGAAAACAGGGGATATTTCTGCTAAATTGTGCGAAGAAGTGGTTTTTGACAACCGGGCGTAGGCCGCTTCCGATGGTGGCGGCAGTGTTGGCTCTTGTGGCGGAGTTGAATGGCGTTGGGGTTAGGATTGAGGATTTGGCTAAGGAAATTCATGCTGTTGTCCACACTTGTAAATTGCGATATAGGGAGCTTTTAGAGGCGCTTGTGAAGGTTGCGCAGGCCTTGCCTTGGGGGAAGGATGTTACAGTTAAGAATGTGATTAAGAATGCACCGTTTGTCATTCAGTATATGGAGAGGAAGTCGATGTCAGAGCCGAGTGGGAAAAAGGATTTGGTGGGCGGCATTTGTTTGGATTTGGGAAATGTTAGAGAATATTTGAGGAATGATAGTGGATACGCAAGTGACTTCTGTTTTGAAGACGATTTTGATACAGAAATGGATAATTTAAAGCTTTCACACGAGTCTCGGTACTTTGAGGTGGAAGATGGTGGGTGCAAATTGGGTGTTGAGGATATGGATTCGCTGAAGCTTTCACATGAATGCTTATCAATGATTTACTCAAAGTTTTCGGATGAGGTTGACAATGTTAAGTCCTCTAAGGGATTTGAAGAAGTTCGTGGAACAAAAAAGAGGCAAGGTTTTGCGCTCCATGCTTGTGCTGAGTGGTGGAATGGACAGTCGGAAATGAGCAAGAGGCTTCTGCTTAAGGAGATATTGGAGAAAGATGTAGGATTGGATGCTATACCTCCGTCTTTTGTTAATGGTTGTGTAGCTGTtaagaggaggaaagaaaagataaatgCTGCCAAGCAGCGAATTGATAGAATTATGTGTCCTGATAATGCTCGTTCAGGTGACAGCAGCGACATTTGCATTTCTGAAGAGGTACATActaggaagaagagaaagagaggacgTGGCATTGATTGGGAAGATTTAATTATTGAAACCCTCCTCCTTCATAAAGTAAAAGAGGAGGAAATCGAGAAGGGGTGGTACAATGTATTACTggaattatatgtatttaactCTGGGGTTGTGTGAGAGCTTCTGCACTTTGGAACTGAAATGTGAGGAATGTGCCTGCACGCCTTTGCAACTCCATGATCGAAGCGACTTCTTTTTAACTGAATTTGCTAGATTTTGTAGATCTTACAACTGATACAATCATACGAGTTACGAAAGTTTTGTTTCCTCTTTTTGAACAGAAGATTGGCAATTATATTGATATACATTTGGCCTAATTCTTTGTctcaattattaattattaagtaAGGAAATTGTCTCAAAAGGTTTATCTTTTCTATACATGTAGTGGTTTTTATGTTGCCTGGCTCATGGATTAGCGTTTTTCAGTCATAAAGGATAGAATCGATACCGCATGGGCCATTCTTCAGAGAATGAAAATAGTGTATACCATCTGGAGTGATAGATATAAAGCTGTTTCCTTTTTTGCTGGACAATTTAACGCTGCTTGCTTTTTCCTCATATTTTGTTTTCTGCTGCAGTGAAGTGTATTAGTTTCTGCACTGCTGCTGCAGTGCAGTGGAATGCAGGTTCCTCTGTACGAGTAAGGCTGATCGTTTAAGTAATTCATTATGCTTTAACTCTTAAATAAATACAGTAAAATCTGTATTTCTTCCAGTCCCCTCTTTTGTTACTTTTCCGCTGGCGCTTTAAACTGTTTTTTATGACTCGTTTGATGATTGATGCTCATTTTATTGCTTACATATCTTGCTTACCAGAGAACAGGAAAAGAAATTGTTTGTTTCgaaatttagtatttcgaaaaTTCTGTACTGCTATCGTCATTTTTTATGGTGTGAAACTGGCATTAAGAGAAAGCGTGAAATTCTTAAATCCACTTCATATAGTATTGATTATCAttgtctaaatttt
This genomic stretch from Pyrus communis chromosome 2, drPyrComm1.1, whole genome shotgun sequence harbors:
- the LOC137726224 gene encoding plant-specific TFIIB-related protein PTF2, translated to MPVCSNCRGKTFIRDDVTENLSCSTCGKLQEYDNYVHQYGGVSGPTGTFVSVGTTGSGNVYSYKETKVYEALKFIESMSLRLGLSTAEADAVKAMAREVTVGEYGQGNWFNIFVGACAYVAMRRDNKPLPIAEVVSVIGGTDVYELGRMIMRVVNFLDLKKPEFPEFDIVNLFERMLRNFCSFEGIEGDKRERMRKQGIFLLNCAKKWFLTTGRRPLPMVAAVLALVAELNGVGVRIEDLAKEIHAVVHTCKLRYRELLEALVKVAQALPWGKDVTVKNVIKNAPFVIQYMERKSMSEPSGKKDLVGGICLDLGNVREYLRNDSGYASDFCFEDDFDTEMDNLKLSHESRYFEVEDGGCKLGVEDMDSLKLSHECLSMIYSKFSDEVDNVKSSKGFEEVRGTKKRQGFALHACAEWWNGQSEMSKRLLLKEILEKDVGLDAIPPSFVNGCVAVKRRKEKINAAKQRIDRIMCPDNARSGDSSDICISEEVHTRKKRKRGRGIDWEDLIIETLLLHKVKEEEIEKGWYNVLLELYVFNSGVV